A stretch of Lewinella sp. 4G2 DNA encodes these proteins:
- a CDS encoding polyprenol monophosphomannose synthase, producing the protein MSDSLVIIPTYNEKENIEKMVRTVFGLPFPFHLLIVDDGSPDGTANIIRQLQEEFDGRLHLLERAGKLGLGTAYLDGFRWGLKKSADYAYFFEMDADFSHNPKDLLRLRDACHTGGGDVSVGSRYTSGGGVENWPFDRRFLSYGASVYVRAITWMPVKDPTAGFMCYTRPVLEAIDFDAVRFIGYAFQIEMKHTAWKLGYKIVEVPITFTDRVLGASKMHGSIVKEAIKGVLSLRFGS; encoded by the coding sequence TTGAGCGACAGCCTGGTCATTATTCCTACCTACAACGAAAAGGAAAACATTGAAAAGATGGTACGTACCGTCTTTGGGCTGCCCTTCCCCTTCCACCTACTCATCGTAGATGATGGTTCCCCCGACGGTACGGCTAACATCATTCGCCAGCTGCAAGAAGAATTTGACGGCCGCCTTCACCTGCTGGAACGCGCCGGAAAACTGGGTCTCGGCACGGCCTACCTCGACGGCTTCCGCTGGGGATTGAAAAAATCCGCCGACTACGCCTATTTCTTTGAGATGGACGCCGACTTCAGCCACAACCCGAAAGATCTGCTACGCCTGCGCGATGCTTGCCATACCGGTGGGGGAGACGTTTCCGTTGGTTCCCGCTACACCTCCGGCGGAGGGGTAGAGAATTGGCCGTTTGACCGGCGCTTCCTTTCCTACGGCGCTTCCGTGTACGTCCGCGCCATCACCTGGATGCCCGTCAAGGACCCCACCGCCGGTTTCATGTGCTACACCCGCCCGGTGCTGGAGGCCATTGATTTCGACGCCGTCCGGTTTATCGGGTACGCCTTTCAGATCGAGATGAAGCACACGGCGTGGAAGTTGGGCTACAAGATCGTGGAAGTCCCCATCACGTTTACCGATCGGGTGCTGGGTGC
- a CDS encoding (Fe-S)-binding protein, with translation MNVALFIPCYIDQFYPNAGIATLELLEKLGCTVTFPKEQTCCGQPLANSGMESEARPIYEHFVDTFSGFDYVVGPSGSCVYHIRHHYDTLEQSPEVVALRAKTFELADFLVNVLNVTELNARFPHRVGVHNSCHGLRGLRLGQGSERVGAAFSHYNYLLSLVKDIELVMLDRTDECCGFGGTFSVNEPELSTKMGRDRIGDHLKNNSEIITSGDMSCLMHMEGLIRREGKPLKVMHVAEILNANA, from the coding sequence ATGAACGTTGCGCTTTTCATCCCCTGTTACATTGATCAGTTCTACCCGAACGCGGGCATTGCTACCCTGGAGTTGCTGGAAAAACTGGGGTGCACGGTCACCTTCCCGAAGGAGCAGACCTGTTGTGGCCAACCGCTCGCCAACTCGGGCATGGAAAGCGAAGCGCGGCCGATCTACGAGCATTTCGTGGATACGTTCAGTGGTTTCGATTACGTCGTCGGGCCCAGTGGCAGTTGCGTGTACCACATCCGCCACCACTACGATACGCTGGAACAAAGCCCGGAAGTGGTCGCCCTGCGCGCCAAGACATTTGAGCTGGCGGACTTCCTCGTCAACGTGCTCAACGTAACTGAACTCAACGCCCGTTTCCCGCACCGCGTCGGCGTCCACAATAGCTGCCACGGGCTGCGGGGGCTGCGCCTCGGCCAGGGTTCGGAGCGCGTGGGGGCGGCGTTCAGCCACTACAATTACCTGCTGAGTTTGGTAAAGGACATCGAACTCGTTATGCTCGATCGCACCGACGAATGCTGTGGTTTCGGGGGTACCTTTTCCGTCAACGAGCCCGAGCTCTCCACCAAGATGGGCCGCGACCGAATTGGGGACCACCTCAAGAATAATTCGGAGATCATCACCTCTGGCGATATGTCCTGCCTGATGCACATGGAAGGCCTCATCCGCCGGGAAGGCAAGCCCCTGAAAGTGATGCACGTGGCGGAGATCCTCAATGCGAATGCCTAG
- a CDS encoding DNA polymerase III subunit alpha — translation MHLTCHTAFSLRYGVLTPEMLVNKASAWGVQTLALADANNTSCAVEFVDRCRKAGIKPILGISFWRDGQWLYTGLARNAEGWRNLCAYLSKYSLAEQPLPTCPPPLADTWIIYPRLCKPIRDFKDNELLGIRPQHVNRLFSHELRNFQHKLVALAPVLGITDEDYARHKTLRAIDLNTVHTKLTPKDLGGKGDRLLPPDTFREFYKSYPAILKNTQRLIDTCTAELETGIQINRQTFTGSKDGDYSLLEKLSLAGLQRRYPPGNRFRKARLRTEKELRVIKQQDFCSYFLITYDIVRYARASGYQHVGRGSGANSIVAFAIGISDVDPLELDLYFERFINPYRVSPPDFDIDFSWDERDDVIDYVFKRYGKDHTALLATYSTFKGRAALREVAKVYGLPKEEIDLLVRDPRTRAAEDEKAAEVLSIAIGIIGLPNHLSIHAGGILITEKPIHYYTAQRMMPKGFPVAHCDMYHAEDMGLHKYDVLSQRGLGHLRSAVNLVKKNQGKAVDIYDLDKVKSDPKVKAMLKGGRAIGCFYVESPAMRGLLTKLACDNYVHLVAASSIIRPGVAKSGMMKEYIRRYHNPHSFEYIAPVFEEHLGETFGIMVYQEDVMKIVHHFAGLDLDESDILRRIMSGKKHSGDTLDNLRQKFFLGAAEYGHSDETAAEVWRQVESFSGYSFCKAHSASFAVESFQSLYLKAYHPLEFIVGVINNFGGFYKTEFYLHEARMDGATIHPPCINHSNYLTTLEGTDLYLGFGLVKGLGEGIVLQIMVERRRGGAFRGLTDFCNRVEVESTHLDLLVRCGAFQFTGLTKSELLWEKNAVFNPKANHVKEPELFASAAPKQYFHLDLSPNHRPGHPLSARQFDQAFDELELLGFPLCSPFLLLKETEVPTRKPAIVEATGLPSVLSRTVATEELAAASLPGTRGSAQINSWGDRNQPNRLASTREGGHLTLRAYFVCDKLVPTIKGDRMSFGCWLDENGHYFDTVHFPDSLQAFPFRGPGVYRLSGLVSREFDFPSLEVYRMERLAYAGDLRFG, via the coding sequence ATGCACCTGACTTGCCACACAGCCTTTAGCCTACGCTACGGTGTGCTTACTCCCGAGATGCTCGTCAACAAGGCCAGCGCCTGGGGGGTACAGACCCTCGCGTTGGCCGACGCCAACAACACCAGTTGCGCCGTCGAATTCGTTGACCGTTGCCGCAAGGCGGGGATCAAACCCATCCTGGGTATCTCCTTCTGGCGCGACGGGCAGTGGCTCTACACCGGCCTGGCCCGCAACGCCGAAGGGTGGCGTAACCTGTGTGCCTACCTCAGCAAGTACTCCCTGGCGGAGCAGCCCCTCCCCACCTGCCCGCCGCCCCTCGCCGATACCTGGATCATCTACCCCCGGCTCTGTAAGCCGATCCGCGACTTTAAGGATAACGAACTACTCGGCATCCGCCCCCAGCACGTGAACCGGCTCTTCAGCCACGAGCTGCGGAACTTCCAGCACAAACTCGTCGCGCTGGCCCCCGTACTTGGCATTACGGACGAGGACTACGCCCGCCACAAAACCTTACGGGCGATCGACCTTAATACCGTGCACACCAAACTTACCCCGAAGGACCTTGGTGGCAAGGGCGACCGCCTCCTTCCACCCGATACTTTTCGGGAGTTCTATAAGTCCTACCCCGCCATCCTGAAGAATACCCAACGGCTAATCGATACCTGTACGGCGGAGCTGGAGACGGGCATCCAGATCAACCGCCAGACCTTTACGGGGAGTAAGGACGGTGACTACTCCCTCCTCGAAAAACTCAGCCTGGCCGGGCTCCAACGCCGCTACCCACCCGGCAACCGCTTCCGGAAGGCCCGCCTACGGACCGAGAAAGAACTGCGGGTCATCAAGCAGCAGGACTTCTGCTCTTACTTCCTCATTACTTACGACATCGTCCGCTACGCTAGGGCTTCCGGCTACCAGCACGTGGGCCGGGGCTCCGGGGCCAATTCCATCGTGGCCTTCGCCATTGGTATTTCGGACGTGGATCCGTTGGAGCTCGACCTCTACTTCGAGCGCTTCATCAACCCCTACCGTGTCAGCCCACCCGATTTTGATATCGACTTCAGCTGGGACGAGCGGGACGACGTGATCGACTACGTCTTCAAGCGCTACGGGAAGGACCACACCGCCCTGCTGGCCACCTACTCCACTTTCAAGGGCCGGGCGGCACTCCGGGAGGTCGCCAAAGTGTACGGCCTGCCCAAGGAGGAGATTGATCTGCTCGTCCGTGATCCCCGCACCCGGGCGGCGGAGGACGAGAAGGCGGCCGAGGTCCTCAGTATTGCGATTGGTATCATCGGCCTGCCGAACCACCTGAGCATACACGCCGGGGGCATCCTCATCACCGAGAAACCGATCCACTACTACACGGCCCAGCGGATGATGCCGAAGGGCTTCCCCGTCGCCCACTGCGATATGTACCACGCCGAGGATATGGGCCTGCACAAGTACGACGTCCTGAGCCAGCGCGGATTGGGCCACCTCCGCTCGGCCGTCAACCTCGTCAAAAAGAACCAGGGGAAGGCAGTGGATATCTACGACCTCGATAAGGTGAAGAGTGACCCCAAGGTGAAGGCGATGCTCAAGGGCGGCCGCGCCATTGGTTGCTTCTACGTCGAAAGCCCGGCCATGCGGGGTTTGCTGACCAAGCTGGCTTGCGATAACTACGTCCACCTCGTCGCTGCGTCCAGCATCATCCGGCCCGGGGTGGCCAAGTCGGGGATGATGAAGGAATACATCCGCCGCTACCACAATCCCCATAGTTTTGAGTACATCGCGCCGGTCTTCGAGGAGCACCTCGGCGAAACTTTTGGGATCATGGTTTACCAGGAGGACGTGATGAAGATCGTCCACCACTTTGCGGGGCTGGACCTGGATGAGTCCGACATCCTCCGCCGCATCATGAGCGGCAAGAAACACAGCGGTGATACGCTGGACAACCTCCGGCAGAAGTTCTTCCTCGGCGCGGCGGAGTACGGGCATTCGGACGAGACGGCGGCGGAGGTCTGGCGCCAGGTCGAGTCCTTTTCCGGCTACAGTTTCTGCAAGGCTCACTCCGCCAGTTTTGCCGTGGAGAGTTTCCAGTCGCTTTACCTCAAGGCTTACCACCCGCTGGAATTCATCGTCGGCGTCATCAACAACTTTGGGGGGTTCTACAAGACGGAGTTCTACCTCCACGAAGCGCGGATGGACGGGGCCACCATTCACCCTCCCTGCATCAACCACTCCAATTACCTGACGACGCTGGAAGGGACGGATCTCTACCTCGGTTTTGGCCTGGTGAAGGGGCTGGGCGAAGGGATCGTCCTACAGATCATGGTGGAGCGGCGGCGGGGCGGGGCCTTTCGCGGGCTCACCGATTTTTGTAACCGCGTGGAAGTGGAGAGTACCCACCTCGATCTCCTCGTGCGTTGCGGTGCCTTTCAGTTTACGGGGCTGACCAAGTCGGAACTCCTGTGGGAAAAGAACGCCGTCTTCAATCCGAAGGCCAACCACGTCAAGGAGCCCGAGTTATTTGCCTCCGCAGCCCCGAAACAGTATTTCCACCTCGACCTTTCGCCGAACCACCGTCCCGGCCACCCGCTGAGCGCCCGGCAGTTCGACCAGGCGTTTGACGAGTTGGAGCTGCTCGGTTTTCCGCTTTGCTCTCCCTTCCTGTTGCTGAAGGAAACGGAGGTCCCCACCCGCAAACCAGCCATCGTGGAGGCTACTGGCTTACCGTCCGTCCTTTCCCGTACGGTGGCCACGGAGGAGTTAGCCGCTGCGTCCTTACCCGGCACCCGCGGCAGCGCCCAAATCAATAGTTGGGGGGACCGCAACCAACCGAACCGCCTGGCCAGTACGCGGGAGGGAGGCCACCTGACGCTGCGGGCTTATTTTGTGTGTGATAAACTCGTGCCCACCATCAAGGGCGACCGGATGAGTTTTGGTTGCTGGCTCGACGAGAACGGCCACTATTTCGACACCGTCCACTTCCCGGATAGCCTTCAGGCCTTCCCCTTCCGCGGGCCCGGCGTGTACCGGCTCTCCGGCCTCGTCAGCCGCGAGTTTGACTTCCCGAGCCTGGAAGTATACCGGATGGAACGGCTGGCTTATGCGGGGGATTTGCGGTTTGGGTGA
- a CDS encoding CatB-related O-acetyltransferase gives MPAPDPQLTYPLPGHEKLVFLKNIIKNPNIIVGDYTYYDDFEDPENFERNVRYHFDFIGDQLIIGKFCMIASGVSFIMNGGNHLTEAVSAYPFAIFGGDWGEAMDGKTYPNKGNTVVGNDVWLGHGATIMPGVTIGDGAIIATNAMVVKDVPPYTIVGGNPARVIQKRFSDTIIEKLLAARWWDLPVEEISARVSELTTPPVE, from the coding sequence ATGCCCGCTCCCGACCCGCAGCTTACCTATCCGCTCCCCGGCCACGAGAAATTGGTGTTCCTGAAAAACATCATCAAGAACCCGAATATCATTGTGGGGGACTACACTTACTACGATGATTTTGAGGACCCGGAAAACTTTGAGCGTAACGTCCGCTACCATTTCGATTTCATTGGTGACCAACTCATCATCGGGAAGTTCTGCATGATCGCTTCCGGCGTAAGCTTTATTATGAACGGTGGTAACCACCTCACGGAGGCCGTCTCCGCCTACCCCTTCGCCATTTTTGGGGGAGACTGGGGCGAGGCGATGGATGGTAAGACCTACCCCAATAAGGGGAATACGGTGGTTGGTAACGACGTCTGGTTGGGGCACGGAGCTACCATTATGCCCGGAGTGACGATTGGTGACGGCGCCATCATCGCCACCAACGCGATGGTAGTAAAGGACGTGCCGCCCTACACCATCGTTGGCGGTAACCCGGCCCGGGTGATTCAAAAACGCTTCTCCGATACGATCATCGAAAAGCTACTCGCCGCCCGGTGGTGGGATCTCCCCGTGGAAGAAATTTCGGCGCGGGTCTCGGAGCTCACCACGCCACCCGTGGAGTGA